In the Brassica napus cultivar Da-Ae chromosome A7, Da-Ae, whole genome shotgun sequence genome, one interval contains:
- the LOC106436877 gene encoding uncharacterized protein LOC106436877 isoform X3 yields MATTNACDADTLLPPRKRLLAGFKKQNSNGSSSTSYSDGSSSSASTDVQTHLDNLLSSQLNDDNGRSPEELAQASKATAALAAKIAKAARAAANEKAFIASKAVAAAKSALELFASFPAETAKERSPRKNKQKKHVPVHVLYSKSVADEDLARRLNRAIDNSPRVLTGHRNKKQKSVASTMYDGHDVAGVVDSDTSTDDEIDRTRVNKKVLLCDDNALKEKTGEGSGSSLGKRRGRVKLKKLALSKCASKDQENGIITKSPLAGSVNPLAQQEGSNGGVGQVRS; encoded by the exons ATGGCGACAACAAATGCTTGCGATGCCGACACGCTTCTGCCTCCACGGAAGCGGTTACTCGCCGGATTCAAGAAACAGAACTCCAACGGATCCTCTTCCACTTCATATTCAGACGGCTCCTCCTCCTCTGCTTCGACAGACGTGCAGACACATCTCGACAATCTTCTGTCTTCCCAGCTCAACGATGACAACGGTCGCTCTCCCGAGGAGCTAGCTCAGGCCTCGAAAGCAACCGCCGCTTTAGCGGCTAAGATCGCTAAGGCGGCGAGAGCCGCGGCTAACGAGAAAGCCTTTATTGCTTCAAAGGCGGTAGCTGCAGCCAAGAGTGCGTTGGAGCTGTTCGCTTCTTTTCCCGCTGAGACGGCGAAGGAGAGGTCTCCGAGGAAGAACAAGCAGAAGAAACATGTCCCCGTTCATGTTCTGTATTCGAAAAGTGTCGCGGATGAGGATTTAGCGCGGAGGCTGAATCGAGCTATAGACAATTCTCCTAGAGTCTTGACTGGTCACAGAAACAAGAAGCAGAAGAGCGTAGCTAGTACTATGTACGATGGGCATGATGTTGCTGGTGTTGTGGATTCAGACACATCTACTGACGATGAAATAGACAGAACACGAGTGAACAAGAAGGTTCTCTTATGCGATGATAATGCGCTGAAGGAGAAAACAGGGGAAGGGAGTGGTAGCTCGTTGGGGAAAAGAAGAGGGAGAGTGAAGCTAAAGAAGTTGGCTTTGAGCAAGTGTGCCTCTAAGGATCAAGAAAACGGAATCATCACCAAGTCTCCATTAGCAGGATCCGTTAACCCGCTGGCTCAGCAGGAAGGTTCTAATG GTGGTGTGGGCCAGGTGAGATCATAG
- the LOC106436877 gene encoding uncharacterized protein LOC106436877 isoform X2 produces the protein MATTNACDADTLLPPRKRLLAGFKKQNSNGSSSTSYSDGSSSSASTDVQTHLDNLLSSQLNDDNGRSPEELAQASKATAALAAKIAKAARAAANEKAFIASKAVAAAKSALELFASFPAETAKERSPRKNKQKKHVPVHVLYSKSVADEDLARRLNRAIDNSPRVLTGHRNKKQKSVASTMYDGHDVAGVVDSDTSTDDEIDRTRVNKKVLLCDDNALKEKTGEGSGSSLGKRRGRVKLKKLALSKCASKDQENGIITKSPLAGSVNPLAQQEGSNGGVGQVRS, from the exons ATGGCGACAACAAATGCTTGCGATGCCGACACGCTTCTGCCTCCACGGAAGCGGTTACTCGCCGGATTCAAGAAACAGAACTCCAACGGATCCTCTTCCACTTCATATTCAGACGGCTCCTCCTCCTCTGCTTCGACAGACGTGCAGACACATCTCGACAATCTTCTGTCTTCCCAGCTCAACGATGACAACGGTCGCTCTCCCGAGGAGCTAGCTCAGGCCTCGAAAGCAACCGCCGCTTTAGCGGCTAAGATCGCTAAGGCGGCGAGAGCCGCGGCTAACGAGAAAGCCTTTATTGCTTCAAAGGCGGTAGCTGCAGCCAAGAGTGCGTTGGAGCTGTTCGCTTCTTTTCCCGCTGAGACGGCGAAGGAGAGGTCTCCGAGGAAGAACAAGCAGAAGAAACATGTCCCCGTTCATGTTCTGTATTCGAAAAGTGTCGCGGATGAGGATTTAGCGCGGAGGCTGAATCGAGCTATAGACAATTCTCCTAGAGTCTTGACTGGTCACAGAAACAAGAAGCAGAAGAGCGTAGCTAGTACTATGTACGATGGGCATGATGTTGCTGGTGTTGTGGATTCAGACACATCTACTGACGATGAAATAGACAGAACACGAGTGAACAAGAAGGTTCTCTTATGCGATGATAATGCGCTGAAGGAGAAAACAGGGGAAGGGAGTGGTAGCTCGTTGGGGAAAAGAAGAGGGAGAGTGAAGCTAAAGAAGTTGGCTTTGAGCAAGTGTGCCTCTAAGGATCAAGAAAACGGAATCATCACCAAGTCTCCATTAGCAGGATCCGTTAAC CCGCTGGCTCAGCAGGAAGGTTCTAATGGTGGTGTGGGCCAGGTGAGATCATAG
- the LOC106436877 gene encoding uncharacterized protein LOC106436877 isoform X1 — MATTNACDADTLLPPRKRLLAGFKKQNSNGSSSTSYSDGSSSSASTDVQTHLDNLLSSQLNDDNGRSPEELAQASKATAALAAKIAKAARAAANEKAFIASKAVAAAKSALELFASFPAETAKERSPRKNKQKKHVPVHVLYSKSVADEDLARRLNRAIDNSPRVLTGHRNKKQKSVASTMYDGHDVAGVVDSDTSTDDEIDRTRVNKKVLLCDDNALKEKTGEGSGSSLGKRRGRVKLKKLALSKCASKDQENGIITKSPLAGSVNPLAQQEGSNGGVGQVRS, encoded by the coding sequence ATGGCGACAACAAATGCTTGCGATGCCGACACGCTTCTGCCTCCACGGAAGCGGTTACTCGCCGGATTCAAGAAACAGAACTCCAACGGATCCTCTTCCACTTCATATTCAGACGGCTCCTCCTCCTCTGCTTCGACAGACGTGCAGACACATCTCGACAATCTTCTGTCTTCCCAGCTCAACGATGACAACGGTCGCTCTCCCGAGGAGCTAGCTCAGGCCTCGAAAGCAACCGCCGCTTTAGCGGCTAAGATCGCTAAGGCGGCGAGAGCCGCGGCTAACGAGAAAGCCTTTATTGCTTCAAAGGCGGTAGCTGCAGCCAAGAGTGCGTTGGAGCTGTTCGCTTCTTTTCCCGCTGAGACGGCGAAGGAGAGGTCTCCGAGGAAGAACAAGCAGAAGAAACATGTCCCCGTTCATGTTCTGTATTCGAAAAGTGTCGCGGATGAGGATTTAGCGCGGAGGCTGAATCGAGCTATAGACAATTCTCCTAGAGTCTTGACTGGTCACAGAAACAAGAAGCAGAAGAGCGTAGCTAGTACTATGTACGATGGGCATGATGTTGCTGGTGTTGTGGATTCAGACACATCTACTGACGATGAAATAGACAGAACACGAGTGAACAAGAAGGTTCTCTTATGCGATGATAATGCGCTGAAGGAGAAAACAGGGGAAGGGAGTGGTAGCTCGTTGGGGAAAAGAAGAGGGAGAGTGAAGCTAAAGAAGTTGGCTTTGAGCAAGTGTGCCTCTAAGGATCAAGAAAACGGAATCATCACCAAGTCTCCATTAGCAGGATCCGTTAACCCGCTGGCTCAGCAGGAAGGTTCTAATGGTGGTGTGGGCCAGGTGAGATCATAG
- the LOC125576704 gene encoding uncharacterized protein LOC125576704: protein MRYNTQESQPQTSICKVVGFFDFQQLWRKKEGLKPKQIIEQVRMLHGVHINYKQAWRVREEAQILVRGTPEDSYYNLSRWLYKITETNPGSLTYQHVDAAGKFKYAFVAFGPSIRGFSLMRRVIAVDGTFLKGKFNGTLLAACAQDGNYHLYPLAFAVVDAENGASWKWFFRGLSQKIPDASDLVFVSDRANSISSALEDVYPLSHHGICRIHLLRNITPTYAKTGLLPLVESAADAYTCHEFWLIFKDIKDKCPELAKYLEESDFRKWARSYAPANRYNIMTTNIAESLNSMLKMPRELPIISLLETIRLTMTTWFFERREAAAKHKHLVTPKVVQKLVSRLGAAMLLNVYQVDRSEFEVKNETMKFVVDLEKRHCTCNVFDIDKIPCIHAIAAAKHIKRDENRFVDASHLTETWAKAYAESIHPGGELSTSTYPENIDELSCPPPATKKKSGRPPTKRKRSVGEFGVPGSKSQSHKCSRCGTGGHNKITCQRPIG, encoded by the coding sequence ATGCGATACAACACACAGGAAAGCCAACCACAGACAAGCATCTGCAAAGTTGTTGGGTTCTTTGATTTCCAGCAATTATGGAGAAAAAAGGAAGGTCTCAAACCGAAACAGATCATTGAACAGGTCAGGATGCTGCATGGTGTTCACATCAATTACAAACAAGCTTGGAGAGTGAGAGAAGAAGCTCAGATTTTGGTTAGAGGGACTCCTGAAGACAGCTATTACAATTTGTCTAGGTGGTTGTATAAAATCACAGAAACAAACCCTGGTTCCTTGACTTATCAACATGTTGATGCTGCAGGAAAGTTCAAGTATGCATTTGTGGCTTTTGGTCCATCGATAAGGGGATTTTCATTGATGAGGAGAGTTATTGCAGTAGATGGTACATTTCTGAAGGGAAAATTCAATGGGACTTTATTGGCAGCTTGTGCTCAAGATGGGAATTATCATCTATATCCTCTCGCCTTTGCAGTGGTTGACGCAGAAAACGGCGCCTCTTGGAAATGGTTCTTTAGAGGTTTGAGCCAGAAGATCCCGGACGCTTCGGATCTTGTTTTTGTATCAGACAGGGCTAACTCCATTTCTTCAGCGTTGGAGGATGTATATCCCTTATCTCACCATGGAATTTGCAGGATCCATCTGCTCCGCAACATCACTCCTACATATGCGAAGACTGGGTTGCTACCTCTGGTGGAAAGCGCTGCTGATGCCTATACGTGTCACGAGTTCTGGTTAATCTTCAAGGACATAAAGGATAAATGTCCTGAATTGGCTAAGTATCTGGAAGAGTCTGATTTTAGGAAGTGGGCACGAAGCTATGCGCCTGCGAACAGGTATAATATCATGACTACCAACATTGCAGAGTCTCTCAATTCTATGTTGAAGATGCCTCGTGAGTTGCCCATTATCTCTCTCCTTGAAACTATCAGATTGACGATGACCACTTGGTTTTTTGAGCGACGCGAAGCGGCTGCGAAACATAAGCACCTGGTTACTCCAAAAGTTGTTCAGAAATTGGTATCTAGGTTAGGGGCCGCAATGTTGTTGAATGTGTATCAAGTTGATCGAAGCGAGTTTGAGGTGAAGAATGAAACAATGAAGTTTGTTGTTGACTTGGAGAAGCGGCATTGCACATGTAATGTTTTCGACATTGACAAGATCCCCTGCATCCATGCCATCGCTGCTGCTAAGCATATCAAGAGAGATGAAAACCGTTTTGTTGATGCTTCTCACTTGACAGAAACGTGGGCTAAAGCTTATGCTGAAAGCATACATCCTGGTGGAGAGTTGTCAACGTCCACCTATCCAGAGAATATTGATGAACTGTCTTGCCCACCTCCagctaccaaaaagaaaagtggACGCCCTcctacaaagagaaagagatccgtTGGCGAGTTTGGGGTTCCTGGATCTAAATCTCAGTCCCACAAGTGCAGCAGATGTGGCACAGGAGGGCACAACAAGATCACATGCCAGAGGCCTATAGGATGA
- the LOC111201391 gene encoding uncharacterized protein LOC111201391, protein MGDPLPLRLALPELRYPIGSEPEKTISINQHSIVAYIKTVKEILGNDEFNRIRGTFLGPVIKLGERSLKLSAKIVHAVLTKSIKTVKRHEAWFHFGAQPMRFSIREFHMVTGLKCSGEAREPREGTEKFKWDFLKGRTHTVKDVEKQLRNTREDASDERFCLAMLLLIESILLQKSLLDGGTTFTLDYVKIAQDMDVLMTYPWGRTAYNLLLKSLQRAVDKSLDKNNYDLQGFPMAFLIWILESVPLLQYAFSQVVPILSFQPSTPIFLCEKYLQIASPQLIDVLLIEIKDHLKVTCILPPISNDPEADVCMEDEANKDLDDMADLSKRGYKFKIRDWRNMSVDLYGANEEIRRASLLFGNGGMSQASTSYQEESLESKINRISEMVGDNLRIMNDRLCLIEKDRKQIKERVTKLEKLQRVTSYGTPNNETDTTPFHETASRQGEANADQADEQLNNEETHELMNEIISPNISDTQPNTRARRNLLTEQNKDVENRVQNPFEIGANVEISFQDDNTCHKWYPGNVLKTYLVDGVETVKVEYSIPSLDEKKRKRSVETRVSIDRIRPQPPPERTGAKKSYELMQDVEAFDDGAWCAGKKEEEQTQSVNPSEGDGDKKGKGRLSLVRKMKQLVHQKMLLGNGKRDGSKAG, encoded by the exons atgggAGATCCATTACCATTAAGACTAGCACTGCCTGAGCTGAGGTATCCGATTGGATCAGAGCCAGAGAAGACGATATCGATAAACCAACACTCGATAGTTGCTTATATCAAAACTGTTAAGGAAATTCTAGGAAATGATGAGTTCAACAGAATAAGAGGGACGTTTTTGGGACCGGTGATCAAGCTTGGAGAGAGGTCTTTGAAATTATCAGCTAAGATAGTGCACGCAGTTCTCACCAAAAGCATCAAGACAGTGAAGAGACACGAAGCATGGTTCCATTTTGGTGCTCAGCCAATGAGGTTCTCTATAAGAGAATTCCACATGGTGACTGGTTTGAAATGTAGTGGTGAAGCAAGAGAACCACGAGAGGGGACCGAGAAATTTAAGTGGGACTTCCTAAAAGGGCGTACTCATACAGTAAAGGACGTGGAGAAGCAGCtcagaaacacaagagaagatgcTTCTGATGAGAGATTCTGCCTTGCAATGCTCCTCCTGATTGAGAGCATACTACTACAGAAGAGCCTTCTCGACGGTGGCACAACTTTTACTTTGGATTATGTGAAAATAGCGCAGGATATGGATGTCTTGATGACATACCCATGGGGGAGAACAGCTTATAATTTGCTGTTAAAATCACTTCAGAGAGCTGTCGACAAAAGCCTCgacaaaaacaattatgattTGCAAGGGTTCCCTATGGCATTTCTTATATGGATACTTGAGTCAGTACCTTTGCTACAGTATGCATTCAGTCAAGTTGTTCCTATTCTGAGCTTTCAACCGTCTACCCCAATATTTTTGTGTGAGAAGTACCTTCAAATAGCTTCTCCACAGCTGATAGATGTTCTCCTAATTGAAATCAAAGATCAT CTTAAGGTCACATGCATCCTACCTCCTATTTCTAATGATCCAGAAGCTGATGTTTGCATGGAAGACGAAGCTAATAAAGATCTGGATGACATGGCCGATTTATCCAAGAGAggttataagtttaaaattagaGATTGGCGAAACATGTCAGTAGACCTATACGGTGCTAATGAAGAAATAAGAAGAGCATCTTTACTGTTTGGGAATGGAGGGATGAGTCAAGCTTCTACTTCGTATCAGGAGGAGTCTTTGGAATCAAAGATCAACAGAATCAGCGAGATGGTGGGAGATAATTTAAGGATCATGAACGATCGTTTGTGTTTGATTGAAAAAGACAGGAAACAGATTAAAGAACGTGTGACAAAACTAGAGAAACTACAAAGAGTTACTTCATATGGAACTCCAAACAATGAG ACTGACACAACTCCATTTCATGAGACGGCTTCCAGACAAGGTGAAGCcaatgcagatcaagcagatgaACAACTTAACAATGAG GAGACTCACGAGCTTATGAATGAGATCATTTCACCAAACATTTCCGACACACAGCCAAATACCCGAGCTCGCAGAAATCTTTTAACAGAGCAAAATAAG GATGTAGAAAACAGAGTTCAAAATCCCTTTGAGATCGGAGCAAATGTGGAGATTTCATTCCAAGATGACAATACTTGTCATAAATGGTATCCAGGAAATGTGTTGAAAACATATTTGGTTGATGGGGTTGAGACGGTGAAAGTTGAGTACTCCATCCCGTCTCTGGacgaaaagaagaggaaaaggagtgTTGAGACACGTGTATCAATTGACAGAATACGTCCTCAACCACCACCTGAGAGAACTGGAGCGAAGAAAAGTTATGAGCTAATGCAGGACGTGGAGGCGTTCGACGATGGTGCCTGGTGCGCTGGAAAA AAGGAAGAAGAGCAGACGCAGAGTGTGAATCCAagtgaaggagatggtgataaaaag GGGAAGGGAAGGCTGTCGCTTGTAAGAAAAATGAAGCAGCTGGTCCATCAGAAGATGTTGTTGGGAAATGGCAAAAGAG ATGGAAGTAAAGCAGGGTAA